The following proteins are co-located in the Verrucomicrobiia bacterium genome:
- a CDS encoding PEP-CTERM sorting domain-containing protein — protein sequence MKMYSVRSATLRFCAATIALLLSLSFQARAITLNFQGLDGTVISFTSNSTFGFTSTNGYQFSISSVAGGIGDSVGLDGFLAPGGPFTIGAITTNAGLQSAPVTGTSTLHITDNATLDLTGAINWISIGTINTLGIINLNGQVNLTAITYTGTNSDLTALAAAGSATDVVTFQFVPAKDLTQLSTTGGQTSYSGTITAVPEPGAWVLVAMGTGLGVFLRGRKQVRR from the coding sequence ATGAAGATGTATTCTGTGCGTTCTGCGACTTTGCGCTTCTGCGCTGCAACCATTGCATTACTGCTTTCCCTTTCATTCCAAGCAAGGGCCATCACGCTCAATTTTCAAGGCCTGGACGGGACAGTCATCAGCTTCACCTCGAATAGCACCTTTGGTTTCACGAGCACCAACGGGTACCAGTTTTCAATCTCCAGTGTCGCTGGAGGGATTGGGGATTCAGTAGGTCTCGACGGCTTTCTGGCCCCCGGCGGCCCATTCACGATCGGGGCGATTACAACGAACGCCGGATTGCAGTCCGCTCCGGTAACCGGCACGAGTACCCTTCATATTACCGACAACGCTACACTCGATCTCACGGGTGCAATCAACTGGATCAGTATCGGGACGATTAACACCCTTGGGATTATCAACCTCAACGGTCAGGTCAATCTCACGGCCATCACGTACACCGGTACAAATAGCGATCTGACGGCATTGGCAGCAGCGGGCTCCGCAACGGACGTTGTCACCTTCCAATTCGTCCCGGCGAAAGACCTGACGCAACTGTCGACCACGGGTGGCCAGACATCGTATTCTGGAACTATCACGGCAGTTCCCGAACCTGGTGCATGGGTGCTCGTGGCCATGGGAACCGGTCTCGGCGTTTTCCTTCGTGGACGCAAGCAAGTC
- a CDS encoding PUR family DNA/RNA-binding protein, whose product MDTQLRNAHIRVERKHFTFDLKENLQGTFLRITEEVSSGRRNSIVIPASGLELFRDTLNEVIGLNKTPVESRPVLPLGQPIVEPPAPGVQPI is encoded by the coding sequence ATGGATACACAATTGCGCAATGCCCATATTCGGGTCGAACGGAAGCACTTCACCTTCGATCTCAAAGAGAATTTGCAAGGGACGTTCCTGCGGATCACCGAAGAGGTCAGCAGCGGTCGCCGCAACTCGATCGTCATTCCCGCGTCAGGCCTCGAGCTGTTTCGGGACACGCTCAATGAAGTAATTGGACTCAACAAAACTCCGGTTGAAAGTCGACCGGTCCTCCCATTGGGGCAACCGATAGTCGAGCCGCCCGCTCCTGGGGTCCAGCCGATTTGA